One Serratia liquefaciens genomic window, TGGGCCCTGTTCGGTAACGCCGGTGCGCTGGATAGCGCATTGGAAAATATCGTTCGCAATGCCCTGCGCTATTCGAACACCCACATTGCCGTGGCGTTCAGCGCAGACAACCAAGGCATCACCATTGTGGTCGACGACGACGGTCCCGGCGTCAGTGCGGAAGATCGCGAACAAATATTCCGGCCGTTCTATCGTACCGATGAAGCACGCGATCGCGCTTCCGGAGGAACCGGTCTGGGCCTGGCCATCGTTGAGGCGGCAGTCAACCAACACCGTGGTTGGGTGAAAGCGGAAGACAGCCCGCTCGGCGGCCTGCGTCTGGTGTTGTGGTTACCGCTCCACCAGCGCTGATAGCCTAAGACAGGCCGCTAAGATTTTGCTATTCTGCGCCCCTCGTCATGAGGGGCTTTTTACATGCTGAACATCGTTTTATTCGAACCTGAGATCCCACCCAACACCGGCAATATTATCCGCCTGTGTGCCAATACCGGTTTTCAACTGCACCTGATAGAGCCAATGGGCTTCCCGTGGGACGATAAACGCCTGCGTCGCGCCGGGCTGGATTACCATGAATTCGCCAGCATCCGGCGTCATGCCGACTACGCGGCCTTTATCGCCAGCGAAAATCCGCAGCGTCTGTTTGCCCTGACCACCAAAGGCACCCCGGCGCACAGCGCGGTCAGCTATCAGGCCGGTGACTACCTGCTGTTCGGGCCGGAAACGCGCGGCCTGCCCGCAGAGATCCTCGAAGCCTTGCCGGCACAGCAGAAAATCCGCATCCCCATGCAGGCACAAAGCCGCAGCATGAACCTGTCCAACGCCGTTGCCGTGGTGGTGTACGAAGCCTGGCGACAACTGGACTATGCGGGTGCACTGATTAAGTCTTAATCAATGACAACCTGGCCTGCGGAGACAATAATGTTTAAAGGTTACCTCTCCGGGGACATCGAATGGCTTTGGCTGAGAGTATTGTCACGCAACTACGCAGGCTCGAAAGCACGCTGAATCAGGCGCTGTTGCGTTTGCACGACATAACGGACGCTGAGGCCTTACACGACGTACGTATCAACCTGCAGCGTATCAGAAGCCTGTTGCGCCCCTTGCGCGGTATCCCTGACGTTACCCAGCTCAGCCGCGCCGCCGCTGAATTGGGTAAAATCACTACGCCGATACGCGATCTGGAAGTGCTGATTGCCGAACTGGAACAGCACCCGTTGGCATGGCAGACCAACACGCGCAAAACCGAGTTGCACAGCCGCAAACTGGCGTTGATGTCGCAACCGTTGCTGACCCACTTTCCCACTCTGCTGCATGCCTGGCCAAAAACCTTCCGCCGAACCAACCCCCGGCATACGAAACGTCGTATTGCCCTCCGCCTGAGCCTTCAGACGAAGCAGCTGTGCCTGGCAATGGCCGACTCGCATTACGACCGGCACCGGCTGCGCCTGCTGGTTAAGCGCCTGCGCTATGTTGTCGATGCCTATCCTCAACTTTCCCCCATTACGCCAGAAGCCGCCGCCAACCTGAAAACGGCGCAAAGTGCGCTCGGCGATTGGCACGATCGTTTTGTCTGGTGCCAGCAGGCCGAAAATCAGCAAGATCTGTGGCCGCTGCTGCCAGAGTGGCAAAGGGCACTGGATGTCGCGCAGGCGAAAGCGGAGAAGGCGCTGTTTTCACTTTCACGGGTGCTTAATGCCTAAAACCCGCGGTGTATCACGATCCTGTCAAAAGGGTGCGGGAACAGGGCACGCCAGGCTCCGAAAACATTCACTGCGACAGAGGATAATGAGCTATGTTTTGTAAGGGTAATCGACATTCATCATAGGAAATCGTATGAAAAAACAACGTTTGGGCGTTGCCATGGCGGTTTTGGCAGCGGGCCTGTTATTGGCGGGCTGTTCGTCCAAAGTAACCAAAACGGATCAGTACTCGGGGTTCCTGTCTGACTACAGTAAATTGCAGGAAACCACGTCACCCAGCGGCCATAAAACGCTGCGCTGGATCGACCCAAGCTACAAAGAATCCAACTACCGCGGCCTGTATTTCGAGCCGGTAGTCTATTTCCCTGCTGAAAAACCGACGACGCGCGTCAGCCAGGATACGCTGAATAAAATAAAGGCTTACGCCACCCAGCGGATCAAAGCCGCGCTTGAAAATCGCTTTACCGTACTGAACAGTCCGGCCGGCTCGCGCGTGTTGATAGCTAAGCTCGCCATCACCGCAGTTTCTGCCGAAAACGAAGATATGAAATTCTATGAGGTGGTGCCGGTCGCGGCAGTGGTTGCCAGCACCATGGCGGCCAGCGGTCACAGAACCCAAAACACCACGCTGTATATCGAAGGTGAGTTGATTGATCAGGACACCGGCAAAACCGTGCTGGAAGTCGCGCGTAAAGCCTACGGTAAAACCGTAAGCAACGACAGTTCACCGGTAACGGCAGAGGACGTCAAAGCCGCGATCGATGACATGGTCACAGACATCACCAACTTCCCTAAACAGGGTTAACCCTGGAAAGAAATACATCGGGGGAACCAAAGCTCCCCCGATTTTATGTTTATGCGCCAATCCACCCGCTTAAATACCGTCGCCGTATTCAAAACCGTGGTTAGTGCCGTTGAAATACTGGTCCATATCCATCGACGGCGTGTCGCTTTCCGGCCGACCGACAATACGTGCAGGCACGCCCGCGGCCGTCGTATGCGCAGGTACAGACTGCAGCACCACTGAGCCCGCACCGATTTTAGCGCCTTTACCCACTTCTATATTGCCGAGAATTTTAGCCCCGGCGCCAATCATTACGCCCTCACGGATCTTCGGATGGCGATCGCCGCTGGTCTTACCGGTACCGCCAAGGGTAACCGACTGCAGAATAGACACGTCATTTTCTACCACGGCAGTTTCACCGATCACGATGCCGGTAGCATGGTCAAGCATGATGCCGCAGCCAATCGTGGCCGCCGGGTGAATATCCACGCCGAAAGCGACCGAAATCTGATTCTGCAGGTAAATCGCCAACGCCTGCCGCCCCTGCAGCCACAACCAGTGGCCGATACGGTAGGCCTGCAGCGCATGGAAACCTTTCAGGTACAGCAACGGCGTTGAATATTTGTCTACCGCCGGGTCACGCAGACGCACGGCCAGGATGTCACGGGCGGCCGAAGCGATCATTTGCTGATCGGCTAGGTAGGCGTCTTCCACCACTTCACGCACCGCAATGGCCGGCATAATTGGATTTGCCAGCTTGTTTGCCAGAATATAGCTGAGCGCACCGCCCAGGTTATCGTGCTTGAGCAACGTCGCATGATAAAAGCTAGCCAGCATCGGTTCACACTCAGCCAGCTCTCTCGCCTCTGATTTAATGCTATTCCAGACCTGCTCTAACTCTTCTGACGACATCAGGTTCCTCTCCGCCTTGCAAAACAGGCTGCCTCATCGCATAGCGATCAGGCAGCCCAATTCAGTTGCCGGGGTCAGCATGCCGCCCCGCATTCTATTTTATAGGTCAAGCGTTGTGTTTTTCGTCTTTTCTGGTCCGCCCCAACAGGCTTAGCGCGGCCTCGCGGGCATCTTTGTGGCAGTACAGCACCTGGTAAATCTGTTCGGTAATCGGCATTTCAACGCCGTGCCGCTGCGCCAACGCCAATACCTCTTTGGTATTGCGATAGCCTTCGACCACCTGACCTATACTGTCCTGCGCTTCCTGCACGCCTTTTCCCTGCCCCAGCATAATACCGAAGCGGCGGTTGCGCGATTGGTTATCGGTGCAGGTTAACACCAGATCGCCCAGCCCGGCCATGCCCATGAAGGTCGAGGGATCGGCACCCAGTGCAGAGCCAAGGCGTGTCATTTCCGTCAAGCCGCGGGTAATCAATGCGGTACGGGCATTCGCACCAAACCCGATGCCGTCTGACATGCCGGCGCCAATGGCAATCACGTTCTTCACTGCCCCGCCCAACTGCACGCCGATAAAATCGGGGTTGCTGTAGACGCGGAAACTTTTGCCACAGTGCAGCAACTGTTGCAGATCTTCAGCGAACTGCGCATCGGTAGAGGCCAGTGCAATGGCGGTAGGCAGCCCGGCAGCCAACTCTTTGGCGAAAGTCGGCCCGGAGACCACCGCCAGCGGAATGGCTTCGCCCAGCGCTTCGCGCGCCACGTCCTGTAATAGCCGGCCGGTTTCTGCTTCCAGCCCTTTAGTTGCCCAAACGATACGGGCATCCGGCCGCAAATGCGGTTTCAACTGACGCAGCACGTCACCAAACACATGGCTTGGTACCACCACCAGCACATCACGGCTGGCCGCCAGCGCACGGGCCAAATCGGCTTCGAGCAACAGCGTGTCGGGGAAGGTTACGTCGGGAAGAAAGGCCTGATTGCAGCGATCGTGCTGCATTTTTTGAATCTGCTCGGGGTTATGGCCCCACAGC contains:
- the cysE gene encoding serine O-acetyltransferase, with amino-acid sequence MSSEELEQVWNSIKSEARELAECEPMLASFYHATLLKHDNLGGALSYILANKLANPIMPAIAVREVVEDAYLADQQMIASAARDILAVRLRDPAVDKYSTPLLYLKGFHALQAYRIGHWLWLQGRQALAIYLQNQISVAFGVDIHPAATIGCGIMLDHATGIVIGETAVVENDVSILQSVTLGGTGKTSGDRHPKIREGVMIGAGAKILGNIEVGKGAKIGAGSVVLQSVPAHTTAAGVPARIVGRPESDTPSMDMDQYFNGTNHGFEYGDGI
- the gpsA gene encoding NAD(P)H-dependent glycerol-3-phosphate dehydrogenase produces the protein MNTVNASMTVIGAGSYGTALAITLARNGHSVVLWGHNPEQIQKMQHDRCNQAFLPDVTFPDTLLLEADLARALAASRDVLVVVPSHVFGDVLRQLKPHLRPDARIVWATKGLEAETGRLLQDVAREALGEAIPLAVVSGPTFAKELAAGLPTAIALASTDAQFAEDLQQLLHCGKSFRVYSNPDFIGVQLGGAVKNVIAIGAGMSDGIGFGANARTALITRGLTEMTRLGSALGADPSTFMGMAGLGDLVLTCTDNQSRNRRFGIMLGQGKGVQEAQDSIGQVVEGYRNTKEVLALAQRHGVEMPITEQIYQVLYCHKDAREAALSLLGRTRKDEKHNA
- a CDS encoding CHAD domain-containing protein: MALAESIVTQLRRLESTLNQALLRLHDITDAEALHDVRINLQRIRSLLRPLRGIPDVTQLSRAAAELGKITTPIRDLEVLIAELEQHPLAWQTNTRKTELHSRKLALMSQPLLTHFPTLLHAWPKTFRRTNPRHTKRRIALRLSLQTKQLCLAMADSHYDRHRLRLLVKRLRYVVDAYPQLSPITPEAAANLKTAQSALGDWHDRFVWCQQAENQQDLWPLLPEWQRALDVAQAKAEKALFSLSRVLNA
- the trmL gene encoding tRNA (uridine(34)/cytosine(34)/5-carboxymethylaminomethyluridine(34)-2'-O)-methyltransferase TrmL yields the protein MLNIVLFEPEIPPNTGNIIRLCANTGFQLHLIEPMGFPWDDKRLRRAGLDYHEFASIRRHADYAAFIASENPQRLFALTTKGTPAHSAVSYQAGDYLLFGPETRGLPAEILEALPAQQKIRIPMQAQSRSMNLSNAVAVVVYEAWRQLDYAGALIKS
- a CDS encoding DUF3313 domain-containing protein, which codes for MKKQRLGVAMAVLAAGLLLAGCSSKVTKTDQYSGFLSDYSKLQETTSPSGHKTLRWIDPSYKESNYRGLYFEPVVYFPAEKPTTRVSQDTLNKIKAYATQRIKAALENRFTVLNSPAGSRVLIAKLAITAVSAENEDMKFYEVVPVAAVVASTMAASGHRTQNTTLYIEGELIDQDTGKTVLEVARKAYGKTVSNDSSPVTAEDVKAAIDDMVTDITNFPKQG